The sequence TCACCAACCTCGGCATGAAGCCCGGCGACTGGGGCGTCGTGCCGACCCCCAGGCCGTCCCCCGCGCCGCCGGGCGGCCGGAACATCACCTCCATGGTCGCCGGCATCAACATCGCGGTCTTCAAGAGCACCGGCAATCGCGAAGGCGCGCTGAAGTTCGTGAAGTTCATGACCGGCGACGAGGAGCAGAAGATCCTCAACAGGGCGTACGGTTCGCTGCCCTCGGTCGTCTCCGCGCAGAGCGACCCGGCCTTCGACACCGCCGACCTCAAGGTCTTCAAGCGCGTTCTCGCCACGAGCGCGGCGCCGCTGCCGCAGGTGCCGCAGGAGAGCCAGTTCGAGACGGCCGTCGGCACCGCGATGAAGGAGCTGTTCGCCGACGCCGCAGCAGGCCGCCCGATCACCGAGGCCAAGGTGCGGGAGCGGCTCGCCGCCGCCCAGCAGCAGATGGGCGGCTAGCCGCATGACCTCTGCCGAGGTGTCGGCCGCCGCCGTCTCCGCCGGGGGGACGGCGCGGCCGGGGGAGACCGGGCCCGGCGGGCGGGGGCCCGCCGGGACGCGGCGCGGGAGGCGGCCGCGGCTGCCGCCGGGCGCGCTGCCGTACCTGCTGCTCGCGCCCGCGGTCGTCGCCGAGCTGATCGTCCACGTGGTCCCGATCGCCGTCGGGGTCTGGATGAGCTTCAAGGAGCTCACCCTCTTCTACATCCGCGACTGGTCGAAGGCGCCCGGCAGGGGACTCGGCAACTACCGCGTCGCGGTGGACGCCGACGGCGCGATCGGCGCGGACCTGCTGCGCTCGTTCCTGGTCACGCTCGCCGTCACGCTCCTGGCGGTCGCGCTGTCGTGGCTGTTCGGCACCGCCGCGGCCATCCTCATGCAGGACCGCTTCCGGGGGCGCGGGCCGCTGCGCGCGCTCTTCCTCGTCCCGTACGCGCTGCCGGTCTACGCCGCCGTGATGACCTGGGCGTTCATGTTCCAGCGCGACAACGGGCTGGTGAACCACCTGCTGGCCGACCAGCTGCACCTGACCGGCGGGGACCGGCCGTTCTGGCTGATCGGCGGCAACAGCTTCTGGGCCCTGGTCACCGTCGTCGTGTGGCGGTCGTGGCCGTTCGCCTTCCTGGTGCTGACCGCCGGGATGCAGAGCATCTCCCGCGACCTGTACGAGGCCTCGGCGCTGGACGGCGCGGGCGTGTGGCGGCAGATCCGGCACATCACGCTTCCGGCGCTGCGGCCCGTCAACCAGGTGCTCGTCCTGGTGCTGTTCCTGTGGACGTTCAACGACTTCAACACGCCGTTCGTCCTGTTCGGCAAGGCCGCGCCGGACGGCGGAGACCTGGTCTCGGTGCACATCTACCACGCCTCGTTCGTCACCTGGAACTTCGGGACGGGCTCGGCGATGTCGGTGCTGCTCCTGCTGTTCCTGCTGCTGGCCACGGCGGCGTACCTGTTCGCCACGTCGAGGAGGAGGCCCGCGCATGGCTGACACGCGCCCCGTCCGCACGGGGCGGGCGCCGACCGACCCGCCCGCCTCGTTCGTCTGGACGCGGCGGATCGTGCTGGCCCTGCTCGCCGCGTTCACCCTCCTCCCGGTCTACGCGATGGTCAGCTCGTCGCTGAAGCCCCTGGAGGACGTGCAGCGGCGGTTCCGGTGGATCCCGTCGCAGCCGACGATCCGCCCCTACGTCGACATGTGGTCGACCGTGCCGCTGGCCCGCTACTTCGCCAACAGCGTGATCGTGGCGGGCGGCGCGACGCTGGCGTCCGTGGCGATCGCGATCGGCGCGGCGTACGCCGTCAGCCGGTACCGGTTCGCCGGCCGCCGGGCGTTCACGGTGACGGTGCTGTCCACGCAGATGTTCCCGGGGATCCTGTTCCTGCTCCCGCTGTTCCTGATCTTCGTGAACGCGGGGAACGCGACCGGCGTCGCCCTCTACGGCAGCCGCGGCGCGCTCATCCTGACCTACCTGACGTTCTCGCTCCCGTTCTCGATCTGGATGCTCGCCGGCTACTTCGAGTCGATCCCGCGGGAGCTGGACGAGGCGGCCCGGGTGGACGGCTGCGGGCCGGTCGGCGCGCTGCTTCGGGTGATCGTCCCGGCGTCGCTGCCCGGCATCGTCGCGGTGACCGTCTACGCGTTCATGACGGCCTGGGGCGAGGTCCTGTTCGCCTCGGTCATGACCAACGACCAGACCCGCACCCTCGCGATCGGGCTGCAGGGCTACTCCACGCAGCACGAGGTGTACTGGAACCAGGTGATGGCCGCCTCCCTCGTGGTGAGCGTCCCCGTCGTCGCCGGGTTCCTGCTGCTCCAGCGCTTCCTGGTGGCCGGGCTGACCGCCGGCTCCGTCAAGTGACCCGTCTCGACGACCCCGAGGGAGACCCGTGCCCATCGACGACCTGACCGCTTTCGGCCCCGACTTCGCCTGGGGGGCGGCCACCTCCGCCTACCAGGTCGAGGGGGCCGTCGCTGAGGACGGCCGCGCCCCCTCCATCTGGGACGCGTTCTGCCGCGTCCCGGGCGCGATCGCCGGGGGCGACACCGGCGACGTCGCCTGCGACCACTACCACCGCTGGCCCGCGGACCTGGCGCTGATGGCGGAGCTCGGGCTGCGCGCCTACCGGTTCTCGATCGCCTGGCCGCGGGTGCTGCCCGCCGGCGGCGGCCCGGTCAACGCGGCCGGCCTGGCCTTCTACGACCGGCTCGTGGACGCCCTGCTCACGGCCGGGATCGAGCCCCACCCGACCCTGTACCACTGGGACCTGCCGCAGGCGCTGCAGGACCGCGGCGGCTGGCCGTCCCGCGACACCGCCGGGCGGTTCGCCGAGTACGCCTCCGTCGTCGCCGCCGCGCTCGGCGACCGCGTCACGTCGTGGGCGACGCTGAACGAGCCGGTGTGCGCGGCCTGGATCGGGCACCTGCAGGGGACCATGGCGCCCGGCGTCGCCGACATCCGCGCGGCCGTGCCCGCCGCCTACCACCTGCTGCTGGCGCACGGCCTCGGTGCGCAGGCCGTGCGCGCGGCGGCCCCCGGCGCCCGCGTCGGCGTCGTCAACCTGCTCACCGACTGCGAGCCGGGCGGCGAGGACGAGGCGGACGCGGCGGCGGCGCGGCGCG is a genomic window of Actinomadura citrea containing:
- a CDS encoding carbohydrate ABC transporter permease translates to MTSAEVSAAAVSAGGTARPGETGPGGRGPAGTRRGRRPRLPPGALPYLLLAPAVVAELIVHVVPIAVGVWMSFKELTLFYIRDWSKAPGRGLGNYRVAVDADGAIGADLLRSFLVTLAVTLLAVALSWLFGTAAAILMQDRFRGRGPLRALFLVPYALPVYAAVMTWAFMFQRDNGLVNHLLADQLHLTGGDRPFWLIGGNSFWALVTVVVWRSWPFAFLVLTAGMQSISRDLYEASALDGAGVWRQIRHITLPALRPVNQVLVLVLFLWTFNDFNTPFVLFGKAAPDGGDLVSVHIYHASFVTWNFGTGSAMSVLLLLFLLLATAAYLFATSRRRPAHG
- a CDS encoding carbohydrate ABC transporter permease codes for the protein MADTRPVRTGRAPTDPPASFVWTRRIVLALLAAFTLLPVYAMVSSSLKPLEDVQRRFRWIPSQPTIRPYVDMWSTVPLARYFANSVIVAGGATLASVAIAIGAAYAVSRYRFAGRRAFTVTVLSTQMFPGILFLLPLFLIFVNAGNATGVALYGSRGALILTYLTFSLPFSIWMLAGYFESIPRELDEAARVDGCGPVGALLRVIVPASLPGIVAVTVYAFMTAWGEVLFASVMTNDQTRTLAIGLQGYSTQHEVYWNQVMAASLVVSVPVVAGFLLLQRFLVAGLTAGSVK
- a CDS encoding GH1 family beta-glucosidase, whose amino-acid sequence is MDDLTAFGPDFAWGAATSAYQVEGAVAEDGRAPSIWDAFCRVPGAIAGGDTGDVACDHYHRWPADLALMAELGLRAYRFSIAWPRVLPAGGGPVNAAGLAFYDRLVDALLTAGIEPHPTLYHWDLPQALQDRGGWPSRDTAGRFAEYASVVAAALGDRVTSWATLNEPVCAAWIGHLQGTMAPGVADIRAAVPAAYHLLLAHGLGAQAVRAAAPGARVGVVNLLTDCEPGGEDEADAAAARREDGHHNRWWLDPIHGRGFPADMIEVYGVEPPVRTSDLEAIAAPLDWLGVNYYRRSVTVADPGGPPPHVRQITPAGTPRTGMDWEIHPDRLAKILVRVTEDYAPRSIMVTENGAAYADTVAPGGAVHDAERTAYLEGHLSACASAIRAGVPLDGYFAWSLLDNFEWAYGYAQRFGLVHVDFATQERRVKDSGRRYAEIIRAHRDLRARPLASRSLE